From the genome of Pyrobaculum sp. 3827-6, one region includes:
- a CDS encoding ATP-binding protein, with protein sequence MNYYDKTLALFGLSLLAIAILAKAYPPLALLAVFPILAWGEEVLVWIYTRIAPLEPVRVLYEEPGVKAAFDPRRRLYHVFWAAEPVLSVYGIEAAPRLHELYSKLSLKSWEWVTYFVVGEMKYIRYTARRLAPDRVRQVEQVLGEYFVLRRVRPWVSSSQKPPAPWPYATSLAFFLLALASSGWFLLVIPLWLFVYRRVRRWHREPLLIATLSHMSRASALPASRDMLETMASAEATAFADMSKWAVAFTDWSPGEVQKKFVKAYEGRDTGKRLIRIRELSEFIDRMARYNERPVKIYPFGSKDLHSIYMTQDWIAAYDFWTLRNGVKALSHDLARFPVFYGGSTMAVGRRLELGFDRFGRPVGIDIDALPTAHAVIIGASGTGKSWTVGTWALKLAELGVDLVVIDPHGDYRQLAKLLGARVVDVPRELPKGVLSLSRNKYFRRLLEEFSVEVVRGEGGEVDVAATLARLYPSEFVDVGGGHVVYAMDAVAEDEEMLAFYLSLLLIYHYALLAGQRYEKLRTVVIVDEARLVGSTVAINALGEIESTALRKVKTYALGGRKWGFSIWLIVQAHDDIPRKVLKNAAFVVVFSGNYIYLADTVAELRLTKTDENYLQTSVTPRESTALEKRPYSMGVLIVGTRGMKYYMKIPLDLRLKA encoded by the coding sequence ATGAACTACTACGACAAGACACTTGCGTTATTCGGCTTGTCGCTTCTGGCCATTGCTATACTAGCCAAGGCCTACCCCCCGCTTGCTCTGCTGGCGGTTTTTCCAATACTGGCCTGGGGTGAGGAGGTGCTTGTGTGGATATACACGCGGATCGCCCCTCTGGAGCCTGTGAGAGTGCTCTACGAGGAGCCGGGCGTCAAGGCGGCTTTCGACCCCCGCCGCAGGCTGTACCACGTGTTCTGGGCGGCTGAGCCGGTGCTGTCGGTGTACGGCATAGAGGCGGCTCCACGCCTCCACGAGCTCTACTCAAAGCTTTCGCTTAAGAGCTGGGAGTGGGTGACCTACTTCGTCGTCGGGGAGATGAAGTACATACGGTACACCGCCAGGCGCCTCGCGCCGGACCGCGTGAGGCAGGTGGAGCAGGTGCTGGGGGAGTACTTCGTGTTGAGGAGGGTGAGGCCCTGGGTATCCAGCTCCCAGAAACCCCCAGCACCCTGGCCCTACGCCACCTCCCTGGCGTTCTTCCTACTGGCCCTCGCGTCCAGCGGCTGGTTTCTGCTGGTGATACCGCTGTGGCTGTTTGTATACAGACGGGTTAGGAGGTGGCACCGGGAGCCCCTCCTCATAGCCACCCTCTCCCATATGTCCAGAGCCTCGGCGTTACCCGCTTCTAGGGACATGTTGGAGACAATGGCGTCGGCGGAGGCCACGGCGTTCGCCGACATGTCTAAGTGGGCCGTGGCCTTTACAGACTGGAGCCCGGGGGAGGTGCAGAAGAAGTTCGTCAAGGCTTATGAAGGCCGCGATACAGGCAAGCGCCTTATTAGGATCAGAGAGCTGTCGGAGTTCATAGACAGGATGGCTAGGTACAACGAGAGGCCCGTCAAGATCTACCCATTTGGTAGCAAAGACCTCCACTCTATCTACATGACGCAGGACTGGATCGCGGCGTACGACTTCTGGACGCTGAGGAATGGCGTCAAGGCGCTTTCACACGACTTGGCTAGGTTCCCGGTGTTCTACGGCGGCTCCACCATGGCTGTGGGTAGGAGGCTTGAGCTTGGCTTCGACAGATTCGGCCGGCCCGTCGGCATAGACATAGACGCACTGCCCACGGCGCACGCCGTCATAATAGGCGCCTCTGGCACCGGCAAGTCGTGGACAGTTGGGACTTGGGCCCTGAAGCTGGCCGAGCTGGGCGTAGACCTCGTCGTCATCGACCCCCACGGAGACTACAGACAGCTGGCGAAGCTACTCGGCGCCAGGGTAGTGGACGTGCCGAGGGAGCTACCCAAAGGCGTCCTCTCCCTATCCCGCAACAAGTACTTCAGACGCCTCTTGGAGGAGTTTAGTGTGGAGGTGGTGAGGGGTGAGGGTGGCGAGGTGGATGTGGCCGCCACGTTGGCTAGGCTGTACCCGTCTGAGTTTGTGGATGTGGGGGGCGGCCACGTGGTTTACGCCATGGACGCCGTGGCCGAGGACGAGGAGATGCTGGCCTTCTACCTCTCCCTCCTCTTGATATACCACTACGCCCTCCTCGCGGGTCAGAGATACGAAAAGCTGAGGACAGTCGTTATAGTGGACGAGGCTCGTTTGGTGGGCTCCACAGTGGCGATAAACGCGCTGGGGGAGATCGAATCTACGGCGCTTCGCAAGGTGAAGACCTACGCCTTGGGTGGGAGGAAGTGGGGCTTCTCCATATGGCTAATCGTGCAGGCGCACGACGACATTCCCCGCAAGGTGTTGAAGAACGCCGCTTTTGTGGTGGTGTTTTCAGGCAACTACATCTACCTGGCTGACACCGTGGCAGAGCTGAGGCTTACCAAGACGGATGAGAACTACCTACAGACGTCAGTGACGCCGAGGGAGTCCACGGCGCTGGAGAAGAGGCCCTACTCGATGGGGGTGCTCATCGTGGGCACACGCGGCATGAAGTACTACATGAAGATACCCCTCGATCTGCGGCTGAAGGCGTGA
- a CDS encoding ParA family protein yields MRTIKTVAIYSLDGGVGKTTLATVMSIAKGFTLVIDADWEKAELSQLFRVPRRPGWVAPFMRGQPYLHQVNPTLYVLPGYDAVELYQKDQSVVKELELALLEWVEYLPQFVDKTKLPVDTVVIDTTPALRTELLESLQKLGLFTVFVGDGRMLSKVSDVKAEQYNRYTSYASALVINQVDKAEMLQARRITPYVLRHVGHIRQYHADAVAAAILRDRENRRSVEELLTKIKS; encoded by the coding sequence ATGAGAACCATAAAGACAGTGGCCATATACTCCCTCGACGGCGGAGTGGGGAAGACCACCCTAGCCACCGTGATGTCAATAGCCAAGGGCTTCACCCTCGTCATAGACGCAGACTGGGAGAAGGCCGAGCTGAGCCAACTCTTCAGAGTCCCCAGGAGGCCCGGCTGGGTCGCGCCCTTTATGAGGGGACAGCCGTATTTGCACCAGGTAAACCCCACGCTGTACGTGCTCCCCGGCTACGACGCCGTTGAGCTTTACCAGAAGGATCAGTCTGTTGTGAAGGAGCTTGAGCTTGCGCTTTTGGAGTGGGTCGAGTACCTCCCCCAGTTCGTCGACAAGACGAAGCTACCAGTAGACACCGTCGTCATCGACACCACCCCGGCGCTGAGGACGGAGCTTCTGGAGAGCCTCCAGAAGCTCGGCCTCTTCACCGTCTTCGTGGGAGACGGCCGCATGTTGTCGAAGGTTTCGGACGTCAAGGCTGAGCAGTACAACAGATACACCTCATACGCCTCCGCCCTAGTCATCAACCAGGTAGACAAGGCAGAGATGTTGCAGGCGAGGCGCATAACCCCCTACGTGCTGAGACACGTCGGCCACATACGGCAGTACCACGCAGACGCCGTCGCGGCGGCGATTCTGCGCGATAGAGAAAACCGGAGGAGCGTAGAGGAGCTCCTCACCAAGATAAAGAGCTAA
- a CDS encoding ATPase domain-containing protein, whose translation MPKKAEAPEDCLQYRGPRREDVVKLCTELGGLRHLAVKNVVELAQLLELEDDLEKAEEVLAAVRRAAGIGARVLPVADAVKSYAAVEVLKTHVSEFDEKVPWGGLRFGYIYGLAGEYGAGKSMFAIQASVLAAVAGKRVVYIDTEGALNLSLFERVAKRFGSDLTSLSERLHITQVIDPIDLKEVLLSLRGVDVVVVDSMVSHALRAQFRGRERLAARQQLLAYFLDILRRMAAVYGTLSILTDQVIDVPDFFSSKRPAGGNVLLHGVHALFLMRRPNKQKAEGVMIPLDVPGMAPTVEIRYEIRDDGLY comes from the coding sequence ATGCCTAAGAAGGCGGAGGCTCCCGAGGACTGTCTCCAGTACAGAGGGCCGAGGAGGGAGGACGTGGTCAAGCTCTGCACGGAGCTGGGCGGCTTGAGGCACCTCGCAGTGAAGAACGTGGTGGAGCTGGCCCAGCTCCTCGAGCTAGAGGACGACCTAGAGAAGGCCGAGGAGGTACTCGCCGCGGTTAGGAGAGCGGCGGGCATCGGCGCCAGGGTTCTGCCTGTGGCGGATGCCGTTAAGTCCTACGCCGCTGTCGAGGTGTTGAAGACGCATGTGAGCGAATTTGATGAAAAAGTGCCGTGGGGTGGCTTGCGCTTCGGCTACATCTACGGACTGGCCGGGGAGTACGGGGCGGGGAAGTCCATGTTCGCAATTCAGGCGTCGGTGCTGGCGGCCGTCGCCGGCAAGCGCGTGGTGTACATAGACACGGAGGGGGCGCTGAACCTCTCCCTATTCGAGAGAGTCGCCAAGAGGTTCGGCTCCGACTTGACTAGCCTGTCGGAGAGGCTACACATCACCCAGGTGATAGATCCCATCGATTTGAAGGAGGTTCTGCTGTCGCTGAGGGGCGTCGACGTTGTCGTTGTGGATTCCATGGTGTCTCACGCCCTGCGCGCCCAGTTTAGGGGGCGTGAGAGGCTGGCCGCCCGTCAGCAGCTGCTGGCCTACTTCCTTGACATTCTGAGGAGGATGGCCGCCGTCTACGGCACTCTGTCCATACTGACGGACCAGGTTATCGACGTGCCGGACTTCTTCAGTAGCAAGAGGCCTGCCGGCGGCAACGTCTTATTGCACGGTGTCCACGCGTTGTTTCTCATGAGGAGGCCTAACAAGCAGAAGGCTGAGGGTGTGATGATTCCGCTGGACGTCCCCGGCATGGCGCCTACTGTCGAGATTCGCTACGAGATTCGAGATGACGGCCTATACTAG
- a CDS encoding type IV secretory system conjugative DNA transfer family protein, producing the protein MTLYTQLFRLVTAVEGNALITGLPGTGKTSFVKWSLREVPSDYAVVVYDTAGDFKNCNYAARYSVNPLDLPTPRVVEILEESLAATYGEYPYLLTPAMAELLHRTVEKGAHTLSQVRREVLNAAEPHEMDTAYALRRRLVHFDGPQFEKTDVPIRHGASTCVDVSGLDRVGRLAYVLAHLELTRDVKNVIYVVDEAHRFLAFTSRYSLLTDHLRTGRSRGRFFILVSHSYREFQRHLGYVKMVIRFPDWDLDESKTTPLQPSEAFVTVRAASLRSAEALSKLLPLRGTWAQFRITVPPYAERPTA; encoded by the coding sequence ATGACTCTCTACACCCAGCTCTTCAGGCTTGTGACGGCCGTTGAGGGGAATGCGCTAATCACGGGGCTCCCCGGCACTGGCAAGACTTCTTTCGTCAAGTGGTCTCTCCGCGAGGTCCCCAGCGACTACGCCGTGGTGGTTTACGACACCGCCGGCGACTTCAAAAACTGCAACTACGCCGCTCGGTACTCGGTGAACCCCCTCGACCTCCCCACTCCGCGCGTCGTGGAGATTTTGGAGGAGAGCCTCGCGGCCACGTACGGCGAGTATCCCTATCTGCTGACTCCCGCGATGGCCGAGCTTCTACACAGAACGGTTGAGAAAGGCGCACACACCCTCTCGCAGGTTAGGCGCGAGGTTCTGAACGCCGCGGAGCCGCACGAGATGGACACAGCCTACGCCCTGCGTAGGCGTCTAGTCCACTTCGACGGCCCTCAGTTCGAGAAGACTGACGTGCCTATCCGGCATGGAGCCTCGACCTGCGTCGACGTCTCGGGACTGGATAGAGTGGGGAGGCTGGCCTACGTGCTGGCGCATCTAGAGCTTACGCGCGACGTGAAGAACGTCATCTACGTAGTAGACGAGGCACACCGCTTCCTAGCCTTCACATCGAGGTACTCCCTCCTCACCGACCACCTGAGGACTGGGAGAAGCCGCGGCCGCTTCTTCATCCTAGTGTCGCACTCCTATAGAGAATTCCAGAGGCACCTAGGCTACGTCAAGATGGTGATTAGGTTCCCCGACTGGGACCTAGACGAGTCTAAAACAACGCCCCTCCAGCCCTCTGAGGCGTTTGTCACAGTGAGAGCCGCCTCTCTCCGCTCGGCAGAGGCCCTCTCCAAGCTGTTGCCTCTACGCGGGACCTGGGCCCAGTTCCGCATCACAGTGCCTCCCTATGCAGAGAGACCCACTGCGTAG